A genomic stretch from Edaphobacter aggregans includes:
- a CDS encoding glucoamylase family protein, producing MALYSEGISFEHASPLTAPVPDFPAGGLAECPAVTEAELRIHADELVARWKPVAASAIGDNLIKRRTELRIRLAERLGVCRRIASPNQLTPQLELLESAKMFEFAIPSEEDVATRFRKLPWVRVESGDEMPQVIHLAMGYLAAAGGIWSAESLEMYVGEVQRHHPLLLQEVLLLPESLRLAQLQFILDRADEAFAAGELPPIEQSPFSAPIHSLRRLNQTEWSVLLEPLVAFNAILLQDPGNVVAAMEEETRGTYRTRVAELARHADASEVQTAQIALDLAREAGRVGDPDPRLALRKTHIGYYLFAEGLEQLEHLIGYHPPAIDRLRRLIRRSNEDFYILGTFTLSLLLITAVILPLVPHHDFWSVMGALLLALLPATQGAVDLVNGVVSALFKPEALPKLDFSKGVPDESSTFVVVPTLLLHEKQVRELVEQLEARYLSNQDPNIHFGLLTDLSDTPTRPEPEGNDPLVQLARRSIDELNAKYMGHCGGSFFLLHRHRVFNARQGVWMGWERKRGKLLDLNSFLLHGYDSFPVKAGPLDVLERVRYVLTLDSDTQLPRDTAVRLIGTIAHPLNRAIVSPRLRIVTAGYGILQPRVGVSVASVSRSRLAALYSGETGFDIYSRAVSDVYQDLFGEGIFTGKGIYEVGIFHEVLNHRFPRNALLSHDLIEGAYVRAGLVTDVEVIDDYPSHYSAHTRRKHRWLRGDWQITRWLFNTVPDESGRSVPNPINTISRWKILDNLRRSLIEPLTFLLFVFGWFFLPGGAVYWTIATLVVLLLPGMVQLGFNFVNAVLKLSITGIRDAFYTFASSFGITLLNLIFLPHHMLLSLDAIVRSLIRTLISGRHLLDWETSAQSESGASFSSLDLYLKLSPVIAFILALTLFRRHTHALLAAAPILALWALAPLAASWLNSSPKPMTGPLAAKEKAFLQHQALGIWRYFAEFGGSENHWLIPDNVEEKDTFQTRKLSPTNLGMLFNARQAAYELGFLTLAEFAEATLGTLTTYDSLEKHRGHIYNWYDIESLRPIAPFTISAVDSGNLAASLYTVHAGALDLLKRPLLHAQSFIALDQMLQRGHGKNAVDSSDASVMRAHVQVLLESPPTAPVARDSGEDWLMQESFRRHSALAQFVERYTPWLLPRFAPLFELPQFAGPEDGKIPVLQEALEYAANLARRLEGTAIPQNVASEDRSLAAELCSSLLIAQQNLSRLQADIAAIAAKAEQYADAMDYSFLLVPSRQLLSIGYDGSTGELHSACYDLLASEARMAFFLAVAKGDIPQQAWFRLDRSHVFVKGRAALISWTGTMFEYMMPALWMRVYPNSLVTRSLEAVVHVQRDHVRKIPWGISESGFAKTDAQGRYGYQAWGIPGLALKYGAEDGPVISPYSTYLAVALLRDEALANLRRMASMGWSGAYGLYEAADYTEGGEPRLVRSWMAHHQGMSLLALTNLLHDNIVQRWFHGNAIVRAAELLLHEKPLSKNTLRELRRQSKLQSVSLDDAEKPADAIA from the coding sequence ATGGCTTTGTATTCGGAAGGTATCAGCTTCGAACACGCTTCACCACTTACAGCACCAGTGCCTGATTTTCCTGCAGGCGGTCTGGCTGAGTGCCCGGCAGTGACGGAAGCGGAACTGCGCATCCATGCTGATGAGTTGGTAGCTCGCTGGAAGCCGGTGGCCGCGTCCGCAATTGGTGACAACCTGATAAAACGCCGAACGGAGCTGCGTATTCGATTGGCCGAACGGCTCGGTGTGTGCCGCCGAATTGCGTCTCCGAATCAGCTAACTCCGCAGCTTGAGCTACTTGAAAGTGCAAAGATGTTCGAGTTTGCGATTCCTTCGGAAGAGGATGTTGCGACGAGGTTTCGCAAGCTGCCTTGGGTTCGGGTGGAGTCCGGCGATGAGATGCCTCAGGTAATTCATCTTGCGATGGGATACCTTGCGGCAGCTGGCGGCATATGGTCGGCTGAATCTCTCGAGATGTATGTGGGGGAGGTTCAGCGGCATCATCCACTTCTTTTGCAGGAAGTGTTACTTTTGCCTGAGTCTCTGAGGCTTGCGCAGCTTCAATTCATTCTCGATCGTGCAGATGAAGCCTTTGCTGCTGGTGAACTGCCGCCGATTGAGCAGTCGCCGTTCTCTGCGCCTATCCATAGTTTGAGACGGCTGAATCAGACAGAATGGTCTGTCTTGCTGGAGCCGCTTGTCGCTTTTAACGCGATCCTTCTGCAGGATCCGGGCAATGTCGTTGCGGCGATGGAAGAGGAGACGCGTGGAACCTATCGGACCCGGGTGGCTGAGCTAGCCAGACATGCCGACGCCAGTGAAGTGCAGACAGCGCAGATTGCACTCGATCTTGCGCGGGAGGCGGGTCGGGTAGGCGATCCTGATCCCCGGCTTGCTCTTCGCAAGACGCATATTGGCTACTATCTATTTGCCGAAGGGCTTGAGCAACTCGAACATCTTATTGGCTATCACCCACCAGCGATCGATCGCCTTCGTCGTTTGATTCGCCGCTCGAATGAAGACTTTTACATACTGGGTACGTTTACGCTTTCGCTCCTGCTGATTACGGCAGTTATTCTTCCCCTGGTGCCACATCACGATTTCTGGTCAGTAATGGGCGCGTTGCTGCTCGCGCTTTTGCCTGCAACCCAGGGAGCGGTAGATCTTGTGAATGGCGTCGTGTCGGCGCTCTTTAAGCCTGAAGCGCTCCCGAAGCTTGATTTTTCAAAGGGAGTACCTGATGAATCGAGCACTTTTGTTGTTGTGCCTACGCTTTTGTTGCATGAGAAACAAGTCAGAGAGCTCGTCGAACAACTCGAGGCGCGATACCTATCGAATCAAGATCCGAACATACATTTCGGACTGCTGACGGACTTGTCCGACACGCCTACCCGCCCTGAGCCTGAGGGCAACGATCCGCTGGTTCAACTGGCGCGACGATCGATCGATGAATTGAACGCGAAATACATGGGACATTGCGGGGGATCTTTTTTTCTGCTGCATCGCCATCGTGTCTTTAATGCGCGGCAGGGTGTCTGGATGGGCTGGGAGCGTAAACGGGGAAAATTACTCGACCTCAACTCATTTTTGCTGCATGGCTACGATAGCTTTCCAGTCAAGGCGGGGCCACTTGATGTTCTGGAGCGCGTTCGCTATGTGCTCACGCTGGATTCCGACACGCAGTTGCCGCGGGATACGGCGGTGCGGCTGATTGGTACTATCGCTCATCCGCTGAATCGGGCCATCGTCAGTCCTCGTCTGCGTATTGTCACGGCTGGTTATGGCATCCTGCAGCCACGTGTTGGGGTTAGCGTCGCATCGGTTTCGCGCTCGCGCCTTGCTGCGCTTTACTCGGGTGAGACCGGTTTTGATATTTATAGCCGTGCCGTCTCCGATGTCTATCAGGATTTGTTTGGTGAGGGCATCTTTACCGGCAAGGGAATCTATGAGGTTGGAATTTTTCATGAGGTGCTTAACCATCGCTTTCCGCGGAATGCTCTCTTGTCGCACGATTTGATCGAAGGTGCTTACGTCCGCGCGGGGCTTGTCACCGATGTTGAGGTCATTGATGATTATCCCTCTCATTACTCGGCGCATACTCGCCGCAAACACCGCTGGCTGCGCGGGGACTGGCAGATTACGCGATGGCTTTTCAATACTGTTCCGGATGAGTCTGGACGGTCAGTGCCAAATCCCATTAACACGATCTCGCGATGGAAGATTCTGGATAACCTTCGTCGCAGTCTGATTGAGCCGCTTACTTTTCTGCTCTTCGTCTTCGGATGGTTCTTCCTTCCCGGAGGTGCAGTCTATTGGACGATAGCGACTCTTGTTGTCCTTCTGCTTCCTGGAATGGTGCAGCTTGGGTTTAATTTTGTTAATGCTGTCCTGAAGTTGAGCATTACGGGCATTCGCGATGCGTTCTACACGTTCGCTTCTTCCTTTGGGATTACCCTGCTTAATCTCATCTTTCTTCCGCACCACATGCTGCTTTCGCTGGATGCCATCGTGCGTTCTCTGATCAGGACGCTGATTTCAGGCCGGCATCTTCTTGATTGGGAGACGTCTGCTCAATCGGAGTCCGGCGCATCCTTTAGCTCGCTCGATCTCTATCTCAAACTTTCGCCGGTGATCGCTTTTATTCTTGCGCTTACTTTGTTTCGGAGACACACTCACGCACTACTTGCTGCGGCTCCGATACTTGCTCTCTGGGCGTTGGCTCCATTGGCAGCTTCGTGGCTGAATTCTTCTCCCAAGCCTATGACAGGCCCGCTCGCGGCAAAAGAGAAGGCTTTTCTGCAGCATCAGGCGCTCGGGATATGGCGCTACTTCGCGGAGTTCGGCGGATCAGAGAATCATTGGCTCATCCCGGACAATGTGGAGGAGAAGGACACGTTCCAGACGCGTAAGTTGTCGCCCACGAATCTCGGCATGCTCTTCAATGCGCGACAGGCTGCTTATGAGCTGGGTTTTCTGACGCTCGCCGAATTTGCTGAAGCCACGCTGGGAACGCTGACGACGTACGACAGCCTGGAGAAGCATCGTGGCCATATCTATAACTGGTATGACATCGAGAGCCTGCGTCCGATTGCGCCTTTCACGATCTCGGCGGTCGACAGTGGCAATCTTGCGGCTTCGCTCTATACCGTACATGCTGGCGCGCTGGATTTGCTCAAGCGTCCTTTGCTCCATGCGCAAAGCTTCATCGCGCTAGATCAGATGCTTCAGCGTGGTCATGGCAAGAATGCTGTCGATTCGAGTGATGCTTCTGTAATGCGGGCACATGTTCAAGTGCTACTGGAGAGTCCTCCAACGGCACCTGTTGCTAGGGACTCGGGGGAAGACTGGTTGATGCAGGAATCATTCCGTCGCCACAGTGCGCTTGCCCAGTTCGTCGAACGTTATACGCCATGGCTGTTGCCAAGATTTGCTCCCCTGTTCGAGCTTCCTCAATTTGCTGGACCGGAAGACGGGAAGATTCCGGTGCTGCAAGAGGCGTTGGAATATGCGGCGAATCTGGCAAGGAGGCTTGAGGGTACAGCTATCCCCCAGAATGTGGCGAGCGAAGACAGATCTCTTGCGGCTGAACTTTGCTCCAGCTTGCTCATCGCACAGCAGAACCTTTCGCGGCTTCAGGCCGATATCGCTGCCATTGCAGCGAAGGCGGAGCAGTACGCGGATGCAATGGACTATAGCTTTTTGCTTGTGCCATCGCGGCAGTTGTTGTCGATTGGTTATGACGGCTCTACTGGAGAGTTACACTCAGCCTGTTATGACCTTCTCGCGTCGGAGGCCCGTATGGCCTTCTTTCTTGCCGTTGCGAAAGGAGACATACCGCAGCAGGCGTGGTTCCGGCTGGATCGTTCTCACGTGTTTGTGAAGGGTCGCGCTGCGCTGATCTCCTGGACTGGCACGATGTTCGAGTACATGATGCCTGCTCTCTGGATGCGGGTCTACCCGAACAGTCTTGTTACGCGCTCGCTTGAGGCTGTGGTCCATGTTCAGCGCGACCACGTGCGGAAGATTCCGTGGGGAATTTCCGAGTCAGGGTTTGCCAAGACAGATGCTCAGGGCCGATATGGTTATCAAGCATGGGGTATCCCTGGGCTTGCGCTCAAGTATGGAGCAGAAGATGGCCCGGTTATCTCTCCTTATTCCACCTATCTTGCGGTGGCTCTTTTGCGAGACGAGGCGCTGGCGAACCTGCGCCGCATGGCTTCGATGGGGTGGAGTGGAGCTTATGGACTTTATGAAGCGGCGGACTATACGGAGGGCGGCGAGCCGAGGCTGGTGCGTTCGTGGATGGCGCACCATCAGGGTATGTCGCTGCTTGCACTTACCAACTTGCTTCATGACAACATTGTTCAGCGGTGGTTTCACGGCAACGCAATCGTGCGCGCGGCGGAATTGCTTCTACATGAGAAACCCTTGAGCAAGAACACGCTTCGCGAGTTGAGGAGACAATCCAAACTTCAGTCTGTCAGCCTTGACGATGCTGAGAAGCCAGCTGATGCAATCGCATAA